Within Acidimicrobiales bacterium, the genomic segment GGAAGCCGCGGATCCATCCGGGAGACGGCTCGCTGAGAGCCGACTCGATGATGGACGGGCGGACGATCGTCAGGGGGAGCTCGCCGCGGGTCTCCACCAGCGCCTTCTCGCCGAGCGCCTTCGTGTACGCGTACGCGTCCGGCCAACCGAGGGAGGCGGCACGGGACCGTCCCGCCTCCACCATGCGGTCCGAGACCCACTGTTGGCGCAGCTGCTCTGTGCGGCGGGCCAGCAGGGGCGTGCCCGCGGCGCCGAGCTCGCGGTGGGCCTTGCGACGGAATCGGGCGAGCATCTCCGGTGTCCGGCTCTCGTCCTCGGCCGCCCGGCGCGCCCTGCGCGCGGCCTCCACCTCACCACGCCAGTCCACGTCGGGGAAGAACGGGCTGTCCGCTACGTGCTCCTCGGCCGCCGAACCACGTCTGGACCCGGCCACATAGCAGGTGGATACGGCGACGAGATGCGGGGACGCCCCGGCCCGCCCGAGGGTCTCGGCCACCCGGGTCGGTCCGAGCAGGTTCACCTCGACGGCCACGTCCAGCGGCGAGTCGAACGAGACCGTCGCCGCAGAGTGGATCACGACGTCCACCTCGGGGAGCAGCGACGACGCCTGCTCGTCCAACCCGAGCCCGTCCGACGACACGTCGCCCGCGACGGTGACCACCCTCTCGGCGATCATGCGTCGAAACCCGTCCTCGCCCAACTCGGAGCGCAGCGGGTCGAAGGCGTCGTTGGCGAAGATCTCCCTCTGGGCACGGCGTTCAGCCGTCGAACGCCTGCCGGGGCGGACCAGGAGCACGAGGCGACACCCGGGCACGCGTCTGAGCAGCCGTTCGACCACGGCCGTGCCCAGGAAGCCGGTGGCGCCCGTGACCAGGATGGTCTTGTCGGCGAGTGCCTCCGATATCACCTGGAGACCACCTCCTGTCGGGGCATCGGGCCCCGGGGCACCTCACGTTGGGCCCGTCTGGCCGCCGAGCGTCTTTCGAAGCGTTCGAAGGCGAGCCGCACCAGTTCGTCCACGAGCTCTCCGTAGCCCAAGCCGGTGTGCTGCCACAACATCGGATACATGGACTTGGGAGTGAACCCGGGGATCGTGTTCACCTCGTTGACCAGGAACCCCCTGCCCGACGGTTCGTAGAAGAAGTCCACTCGGGCCATCCCCTCCACCCTGAGAGCCTCGGCTGCGGCCACGGCCAGACGGCGCACCTCGCGGTGGGCGTCGTCTTCGAGCTCGGCGGGGATCACCAGCCGCGCCCTGTCGGAGAGGTACTTGTCCTCGTAGTCGTAGAACTCCGCCCCCGGGATCACCTCACCTGCGACCGAGGTCCGCAGCTGGAGGTTTCCGAGCACACCCACCTCGATCTCGCGGCCCGACACACCCTCCTCCACCAGAACCCACTCGTCGAAGCGGCGTGCCAGTCGGAGGGCTGCGGCCAACTCGTCCGGGCCGGTCACCTTCGTCACGCCGACAGACGAACCGAGGTTCGCCGGTTTGACGAACCACGGCGCCGCCAGTTCGGACTGGACACGTGTGGCCAGCTCGGCAGGGTCGTCTCGTGGCGAGACCACCAGGTGGCGTGTCTGGGGGAGCCCGTGGGAGGCGAGCACCTCCTTGGCCTTCGCCTTGTCCATGGCGAGGGCGGAGGCGAGCACGCCGCAGCCGACGTAGGGGACGGCGGCGATCTCGAGCAGCCCCTGCAAAGTCCCGTCCTCGCCGTATGGGCCGTGGACGAGAGGGAAGACGACGGTCCGACCACCTTCCGACGTCCTCGGGAAATCCCGCAGGAAGGCCAGCGGATCCACCTCTGGTCCCTCGGGGCTGAGCGCCTCGACCGGCTCGTCTCCTTCTCGGATGCGGCGGCGGTCCTCCTCGGCGAGGTGCCAGCCGCCGTCGCGGGCGATCCCCAGCGGAACCACGTCGTAGCGTGCCGGATCCGCGGCAGCCGCGACGTGTCGTGCGCTGACGCACGAGACCTCGTGCTCCGCAGACTCTCCTCCGAAGATGATGACGAGCAGGGTGCGGTCGTCTCCGGCGGGCATCGGCCTCACGCTAGCGTTCGAGCGCGATGCGAACAGAGACCGGGCCGCGGGGCAGGTCGGCACTCTGGACGGCCTCCGAGGTCGCCGAGGCGGTCGGGGGGAGGCTCGTCGGTCCCGACACCGAGATACGGGGCGTCGTCGCCGACTCCCGCTCGGTCTCCGGCGGAGAACTCTTCGTGCCGCTGCAGGCGGCTCGTGACGGTCACGAGTTCATCGCCGACGCAGCGGCCCGCGGCGCGGTCGCCTATCTCACCTCCCGAGGTCCGACACTGGGCGTGGACGCGCCTGCGATCGTGGTCGACGACACCGCCGCGGCACTTCGTGCCCTGGCCGAGGAGCGCCGCAGGCGGCTGGCCGACGCGGTGGTGGTGGGCATCACCGGTTCGGTCGGGAAGACGACGACCAAGGACCTGACCCGGGCGGTGCTCGCCGGGAGGCTCGCCACGCACGCCAGCCCTGCCTCCTATAACAACGAGATCGGCGTGCCACTGACCCTGGCGAACACCCCGTCCGAGGCGGGAGCAGTCGTGGTCGAGATGGGTGCCAGAGGCATCGGACACATCAGAGAGCTGTGTCGGCTGGTGAGGCCCACCGTAGGGGTCGTCACCATGGTCGCCCACGCCCACACCGAACACTTCGGATCTCTGGAAGCGGTAGCACGGGCCAAAGGGGAACTGGTCGAGGAGCTGAGCGAGGGTGGCTGGGCGATCCTCAACGCCGACGTCGAGCATGTGGCCGCCATGGTGTCCAGGACGCGAGCCAACGTGGTCACTTTCGGTTCCTCCGGGCTCGTGCGTGCCGAGAGGCCGGAGTTGGACGACGAGCTTCGGCCGAGGTTCCGCCTCGTGACACCCGACTGGTCGGAGGAGGTCCGTCTCCAGCTGCGGGGTGAGCACCACGTGACGAACGCGTTGGCCGCCGCCGCGGTGGGCTGGGCCTGCGGTATCGGCCCCGAAGAGGTGGTCGCAGGGTTGGAGAGGACCGGGCCGCCGAGGTCGCGCATGCAGCTGAGGCGCTCGGTGCGGGGCGGTGTGGTGATCGACGACTGCTACAACGCCAACCCGACGTCGACGATCGCGGCCATCGACGCCCTGGCGCGTTTGCGGGTCGGGCGGAAGGTGGCCGTTCTCGGACCGATGGCGGAGCTCGGCGAGATCAGCGAAGAGGAGCACCGCAGGGTGGCACTGACGGCACGAGAGAGGGGAGTGAGGGTGGTGGCCGTCGGCGCGCCCGACTACGGCGAGCTGGCCGAGCACGTGCCCGACGTGGATGCAGCAGCGACACTGGTCGGCATACCCTCCGAGGGAGAAGCGGTGCTGGTCAAGGGGAGTCGGGTGGCCGGCCTCGAACGCCTGGTGGACCTTCTGGTGGGAGGAGGACCCCCGGGTTCATGATCCCCTCGGGATCCAGAGTCTGCTTGGCCGCGGCCAGAACCTCGTGGAAGAGGGGCGGCCGCTCCTCGAGGGCGAAACGGAGGTGGTCGCGGCCAACCGCGTGATGGTGGGTGACGGTCCCTCCCGCGGAGAGGATGATCTCGGTCGCCGCAGCCTTGATCTCGTCCCACTGGGCGAGCTCGGATCCCGGTCGCCCCGGGGCGATGACGGAGAAGTACGGAGCGGCTCCGTCAGGGTAGAGGTGGGTGATCCGACAGGTCACCAGACCCCCTCCGCAGATGCGCCGGAGGGCGCTCGTGACGCCTTCTGTGACGCGGTCGTGCAGCTCGCCGAAGGTGCTCCACACGCAGGCCGTCTCGAAGGTCTCGACGATCATCCCGCAACGGGCGAGGGCGTCGCGCAGGTAGGGCGCCTTGAAGAAGGAGGAGCGCCATCGCTGCGCGGCCTGCGAGTGCGACCCGCCTCGGTCCGAGTCGGGACCTGTCGTGCGTAGGCCGCCGGGGATCACGCCCTCGTGGGCGGAGACGATGTCGGCGGCGAGTCTCATCTCGTGGTCGACTGGGTGGTGAGCGGATTCGAACGCGAGCACCAGCAGGTGAGATCCGTCGGAGACACCGGCCTGGAGGGCCGCTTCCTCACGGTCGATGAGGCGACAGTTCGCGGGCCGGAGGCCCGACTGGACCAGCTCGCGACAGGCCGCCAGGGCCGCCTCCCAGTCTGCGAAGTGCACGTCCGCGGCGGCACGCCACCGCGGACGTTCCACCAGGCGCATCCAGGCTTTGGTGATAACCCCGAGCGTCCCCTCCGAGCCGCAGACCAGGCGATTCGGGTCGGGTCCCGCCCCCGAGGCGGGAAGGCGGCGCGTCTCGATGGCGCCTCTCGGCGTGATCATGCGGACCGCCTGCACGAACTCGTCGATGCGTGTCGGCCCGGTGGCGTAGTGGCCTCCCGAGCGTGTCGCTATCCACCCGCCGAGGGTGGAGAACTCGAACGACTGGGGGTAGTGGCGGAGGGTGAGCCCGTGTGCCCTCAGCGCCTCCTCGAGCGCCGGGCCGTAGATCCCGGCTTCGATCTCGGCCGACCTGGAGAGGGGGTCGACCTCGACGACTCGGTCCAGCCGACGGAGGTCGAGCGAGACGCACGCCGAGGCGACGTCTGTGGGGGGAGGTTCGACTCCGCCCACCACCGAAGAGCCGCCTCCGTAGGGCACGACGGCGACGCCTTCGTCAGAACACCAGTCGAGTATCGCCTCCACGTCGCGCTCAGAGGCGGGTAGTGCCACCAGATCAGGCGGCCTCAACCGTCCGTGGAGGGCACGGACCACGTCCCTGTACGCCTTCCCCAGCGAGTGGGCCGCCCGTTCGAAACGGTCGTCTGTGAAACAGGAGGCGAGAGACGGCGGAGGTCGGAGTCTGCTCGGAGGAATGTCGAGGTCCTCGAGGCGCGGCACCGGCCGAACCGACGACGTGGTGCCGAACCGACCGGCCATCATCTCGGCGAGGGATTCGACCGCGTCGTCGGCGAGTACCTCGCTCACCAGCCCCCAGCCCCACCAGGACCGAGCCCTGAAGTCGAATCTCACGAAAACCTCACCTCCGCCGGCTCGACGTCGGGGAGAGCCTCACCGTCCCTCGCGCGTACTCCAGCGCCAGCAGCACGAAGAGCAACGGCAGAAGCATCGTCCTCTGACGGGCGAGGATCCCGAAGTTGCCGACCGCGGAGAACACGTAGGTGAAAACCGCCAGGTACGCGCAGGCGAAGAGAGCGAAAGGCTCACCGAACAAGGTCGAGGGAGCGGCGCTGACACGCCGGAGAGCGAGGGCCACGAGCACCATGAGCGCCACACCCTCGAAGGCCGACAGCATCGCCTCGGCGTTGTGCGCCTCGGTGGGGAATGGTCTGAACACCACTGTCACCACGGCCCACGGGTACTCCACGGGGGTGTCGACGGCCACCGGACGGAAGGCGGCGCCGCCCTGGCTGGTCTGCTCGGTGGTCTGCTCGAGAAGCTCCTTCACACCGGACGGTGAGAAGTCGTCCGCTCCCAAGAAGCGCGCGGCAGCATATGACGTAGCCACGCCTGCCGCGACCAGCACGAGGGAGCCGGCCACCCTGCCGAAGAGTCGGGGACGCGCCTGGGTGATGGGTCCTCTGAGTACGTAGGCGACGCCTGCGGCAGAGGCAGCGAGAGCGGCGACATGAGGCCGCACCATCGCCGCTCCTGCGAGCCCCGACGCCAGGATCGTCAAGCCCCAACGGCGGTGGGCGAGAGCTCTAGCCAGACCGAACGTGGCCACCCCGAGGGAGAGGAGCATCCACGACTCCTTGCCGATGCTCGACGGCCAGTACACCAGCGACGGCCAGAGGAACACGAACCGGGCATAGGAGGGGAGGTGACCCGCGGGAAGCGCCGTGGTGAACGCCCGGAAGAAGAACCAGGACCCGAGAAACGCGAACCACGAGAATACGACGAAAGTGGCGAAGACGTCTTCTGCGGTGACCACTTGGACCAGGCCGGACAGGTACCGGATGAAACCGGTCCCGACGAGCTGCCGTCCCACGTCGACGACGAAGTCGAGGCGCCGGAAGCTGTCTGCGAGGTCACTGCCCACGGCTGCATACACCCGAGAGTCCGCGCCGGAGATCATGCGGAGGTAGGCGGCGACGCCGTGCAGGCCGAGAGACAGGTACATCAGCGAACCGTAGTCGTAGGACGGCGAGAGGCTCCGGGATCGGGCGGCCAGCGGTGCCGTCAGCAGCGCCACGACAGTGAAGGCGACGAGACCTCCGAGCGTGTCGCGTCCGCGAGCCTCACCGTAGACGACGGTCGCCACGAAGGCGAACACCCCGACGATCGCAAGGGCGGACAGCCCAGAGCGCCGCCGGCCGTGACGCCCTCGTGGCTGCTCGGTCGGACCACTCGTCGCAGGGTCGGTAGACGAGGAGTCGAAAGCAGTCAGAAATGCAGGGCGCACCGGTCTGCGCTCGAACGTGTCGGGGACGAGCCCGCGAGGTCGCTGCCGTGTCTTCACCCCTCAGTAGAGCCGGTCGCGGCGCCGGGGCGTTCGTCCTGTCGGGATCCCGAGCCGTTCCCTGCCTTGGCAGAGAGGGAATCATCGTAATAGGAGTCCGTGTAGTAGCCGTCTGCCTTGCGCCCGAGCCGAAGGTACCTGCCGTACCGGTAGTAGTAGTAGTGGGGGCCGAGCGGCTCACGAGCCGCCACCAGGGCGACTCCGACTACGGGAGCCTCCCGTCTCCTCAACAGCTCCGAAAGGCGTCTTGCGGCCATCCGGTTCGTCTTACCTGCCCGTCCCACCACCAGCACCATGTCGGTGACCGGCATCAGGTCGCTCGCGTCGTTGGTGGTGAGCATCGGGGCGGTGTCGACGATCACGAGGTCGAAATGGTCTCGAGCCCGGGTGACGACCCTGCGCTGCTCGGCCACGACCTTCGCCGGGTTCGCTGCACGGCCCTCCTCGTCGGTGACACGGCCGAGCACGTGCACGCCCTCCACGGAGGTGCGGAACACCTCCACGGTGGGCGGATCGGGTGCCCCGAAGAGCCTGTGCACCATTGGTCGTCTGAAGTCGCAGTTGACGACGAGCACCTTGTATCCGGCCTCGCCGAAGGTGGCGGCGAGGTTCGCCGCGGTCGTCGTCTTCCCCTCTGCAGGGTTGGCGGAGGTGACCATCAGGACCTGCGGAGGCTTCACCGCCTCCGTGCCCTGCGGTCCCTGTGGTGCAGCCGTGGAGGCGGCAGCGTACAGGAGGGAAGAGCGGAGCGTGCGGAACGCCTCTGCGAGGTGGGAACGAGGCGCGACGGCCGCGTACACACCGGGGCGTCTCCGCCACGCCCGCGGCATCGGCGGGATCTCCGCCAACACCGGCAAGTCGTACGCCTCCTCGGCATCCTCTTTGGAGCGGACCCTCGGGTCTATGCGGTCGAACACCAGGGCTCCTGCTACGCCGACGCCGAGTCCGAGCCCTGCCCCGAGCAGGCTCCGCAGGAGAGGGTTCGTTCCCCCCGAGTCGCGGGTCTGGGTACTCCGCAAGCGGGCCACGTCACGCACGTCGGCATTCCCGGCCCTGAGATCGTCTACGAACTCGGGGCTCACGGGTACCGACTGGGCCGGTTCCAGCTGCTGCAGGCCGAACTTCGGCGGCGGCTCCGAGCGGAGCTTCTCCAGCTGCTGGCGGGCTTCCGTGAACGAGTCGAGGGTCGCCTCCTTCTCCGCCGCCAGCAGCTCGTCGGTCGGGTTCTCGAAGACTTTCTTCTCCAGATCCGAATAGCGCCTCGCGAGCTCGTCGACGCTGCGTTGCAGCTCGTCGATCTTCTGGCGATGGGCCCGGCTCTCCAGCTCGTCGAGGTATGAGGTGAGCTCGTCCGCGTACGTGTCGACCAACAGCGACAGTTCGTTGGGCTCGTCGCCGGAGGCTGCCAGAGAGACGGTTCCGAGCTGAGCGTTGGGCGTGATGATGATCTTGCGCGCCACCTCCGCGGTCGAGACGCCGAGTGTGGTGGCCACACGCTCGTCGACCCCTCCCGCCTTGGCCAGGGTGGCCACTCGGTCCAGCGGAGTGGCCCTGCGCGCACCCGGCGCCGTGTTCTCCGAGTAGAGGATCGCGGATGCTACGTAGACCGATTCGCCGTCTTGTCGATCGTCGTCGAAGAGAGCAGTCGACCAAGCCAGCAAAGTCCCCGCCAGGACGCAGAGAACTACGAACAGGCTGTAGCGCTGTAGTGCTCGAAGGTTCTGGAGTGGGTCCATCTCTCAGTCGATCGCCTGCCCCGGATCTTCGGACGCCGTCGTGGGATCCTCGGTCACGCTACACGCTCCGGTCCGGTAGAGCGCGTAGCAACTGCCGAGCGCGTAGCATCTCGCGTTCGTGGAGCGCAGTGGGGCGGGCGTGGACCGGTCGCTCACCATCGCGGGTCGCAGGGTTGACGACGAGAGCGACTGCTTCGTCATCGCCGAGATCGGCCACAACCACCAGGGTGACGTGGAGAAGGCCAAGCAGTTGATAGAGGCCGCGCATCGGTGCGGCGTGGACGCGGTGAAGCTGCAGAAGCGAGACAACCGGCGTCTGTACACGAAGACCTTCTACGAGCAGGTGTACAACAGCGAGAACAGCTTCGGGCGGACCTACGGCGAACACCGCGAGTACCTGGAGCTGGGTCGGGACGAGTACGTCGAGCTGAAGGCGTACGCGGAATCCCTGGGGATGGTCTTCTTCGCCACCGCCTTCGACGAACCGTCCGCCGACTTCCTGGCCGAGTTGGACGTACCCGCCTTCAAGATCGCCTCGGGCGACCTCACGAACATCCCGCTGATCAGGTACGTCGCCTCGTTCGGCAAGCCGGTGATCCTCTCTACGGGAGGCGGGACGCTGGAAGACGTGGAGCGTGCCCACGACGCGATCCGGGAGTTCACCGACGAGCTTTGCATCATGCAGTGCACCGCCGCGTACCCGCCCGCCTGGGAGGAGCTGAACCTGAGGGTGATCGAGACCTACAGGGAGCGCTTCCCCGACGTCGTGATAGGGCTGTCCGCGCACGACAGCGGCATCGCCATGGCGACGGTCGGGTACGTGCTCGGAGCCCGTGTCATCGAGAAGCACTTCACGTTGAACCGGGCGATGAAGGGGACCGACCACGCGTTCTCGTTGGAGCCGCAGGGCATGCAGAAGCTGGTGCGCGACCTGAGGCGAACGCGTGTGGCACTCGGGGACGGCAAGAAGGTGCCGTATCCGTCGGAAGAGGAGCCGCTTCGCAAGATGTCGAAGTGTCTCGTGGCGGCCCGCCGCCTTCCCGCGGGTCACGTACTGGAGGAAGGGGACCTGATCGCCAAGTCGCCCGGCGGGGGTATTCCGCCGTGGCGCATGGGCGAGTTATTGGGCAGGCGGCTGGTTCGGGAGCTGGGAGAGGACGAGGCGCTGGACGACGACTGTGTGGAGTGACCGGTTCTCGCTCGACGGGCGAGTCGTGGTCGTCACGGGCGCTGCAGGCCAGCTGGGGAGCAGATGGTCGACCGCGCTGGCGGACGCAGGAGCCAGCGTGGTGAGGCTCGACGTGAGGAGAACCGCAGACGATGGGGCGGGGAGGTTCATGGACCTGCAGGCGGACGTCTGCGACAGGGAGGCGCTCGAAGAAGCCCTCAGGTCGGTGGAGGCGGAGCTCGGACCACCCCACGGTCTGGTGAACGCGGCCGCCCTCGACACCCCTCCCGGCCACGAACGGGGCATGACTTCTCCGGAGTCGGTGTCGGCCGAGGAGTTCGAGGCGACCACTTCCGTCAACGTCACCGGCACCTACCTCGCCTGCCAGGTGTTCGGCGGGCGGATGGCTCAGCTGGGGCGTGGAGCCGTGGTAAACGTCGCATCCGTCTACGGGCTCGTCTCTCCCGATCAGCGGATCTACCCGGCCGACCGGCACACCGGCGCCCGGTTCGTGAAACCCGCCGCGTACACGGCGTCCAAGGCTGCGGTGATAGGGCTCACCAAGTGGCTGGCCACGTGGTGGGCACCCTCGGGTGTGCGTGTCAACTGCCTCACGTTGGGGGGTGTGCTCCGGGACCAGGCACCCGAGTTCGTCCGGCGGTACTCGGAGAAGGTACCGATGGGGCGGATGGCCGAGGAGGGAGAGTACGACGGGGCCGTGATCTTCCTGCTCTCGGACGCCTCGTCGTACATGACCGGTTCCAACGTCGTCGTCGACGGAGGTCTGACCGCATGGTGAACCCGGCCGAGGCGCACCCGCTCGCCTATCCCGTCCCGGCTGAGGGTGTCCCGTGCCTCATAGACGGTCGGGACGTCCCGGCCGACGGCGGATGGATGGAGAAGCGCTCACCGCACGACGGGTCGCTGTTGTGGCGGTACGCCAGGGGAGGAGAAGCCGAAGTCCGGAAGGCCGTCGAAGCGGCCAAGCGAGCGCAGCCCGCCTGGGCCGCCCTCCCCGGACCCGAGCGGGGGCGGGTCCTGCACGCTTTCTGCGACCAGCTAGAGGCCGGCAAGGCCGACTTGGCGGACATAGTC encodes:
- the murF gene encoding UDP-N-acetylmuramoyl-tripeptide--D-alanyl-D-alanine ligase, yielding MRTETGPRGRSALWTASEVAEAVGGRLVGPDTEIRGVVADSRSVSGGELFVPLQAARDGHEFIADAAARGAVAYLTSRGPTLGVDAPAIVVDDTAAALRALAEERRRRLADAVVVGITGSVGKTTTKDLTRAVLAGRLATHASPASYNNEIGVPLTLANTPSEAGAVVVEMGARGIGHIRELCRLVRPTVGVVTMVAHAHTEHFGSLEAVARAKGELVEELSEGGWAILNADVEHVAAMVSRTRANVVTFGSSGLVRAERPELDDELRPRFRLVTPDWSEEVRLQLRGEHHVTNALAAAAVGWACGIGPEEVVAGLERTGPPRSRMQLRRSVRGGVVIDDCYNANPTSTIAAIDALARLRVGRKVAVLGPMAELGEISEEEHRRVALTARERGVRVVAVGAPDYGELAEHVPDVDAAATLVGIPSEGEAVLVKGSRVAGLERLVDLLVGGGPPGS
- a CDS encoding short-chain dehydrogenase — protein: MWSDRFSLDGRVVVVTGAAGQLGSRWSTALADAGASVVRLDVRRTADDGAGRFMDLQADVCDREALEEALRSVEAELGPPHGLVNAAALDTPPGHERGMTSPESVSAEEFEATTSVNVTGTYLACQVFGGRMAQLGRGAVVNVASVYGLVSPDQRIYPADRHTGARFVKPAAYTASKAAVIGLTKWLATWWAPSGVRVNCLTLGGVLRDQAPEFVRRYSEKVPMGRMAEEGEYDGAVIFLLSDASSYMTGSNVVVDGGLTAW
- the ddl gene encoding D-alanine--D-alanine ligase; the protein is MPAGDDRTLLVIIFGGESAEHEVSCVSARHVAAAADPARYDVVPLGIARDGGWHLAEEDRRRIREGDEPVEALSPEGPEVDPLAFLRDFPRTSEGGRTVVFPLVHGPYGEDGTLQGLLEIAAVPYVGCGVLASALAMDKAKAKEVLASHGLPQTRHLVVSPRDDPAELATRVQSELAAPWFVKPANLGSSVGVTKVTGPDELAAALRLARRFDEWVLVEEGVSGREIEVGVLGNLQLRTSVAGEVIPGAEFYDYEDKYLSDRARLVIPAELEDDAHREVRRLAVAAAEALRVEGMARVDFFYEPSGRGFLVNEVNTIPGFTPKSMYPMLWQHTGLGYGELVDELVRLAFERFERRSAARRAQREVPRGPMPRQEVVSR
- the agpS gene encoding alkyldihydroxyacetonephosphate synthase; protein product: MRFDFRARSWWGWGLVSEVLADDAVESLAEMMAGRFGTTSSVRPVPRLEDLDIPPSRLRPPPSLASCFTDDRFERAAHSLGKAYRDVVRALHGRLRPPDLVALPASERDVEAILDWCSDEGVAVVPYGGGSSVVGGVEPPPTDVASACVSLDLRRLDRVVEVDPLSRSAEIEAGIYGPALEEALRAHGLTLRHYPQSFEFSTLGGWIATRSGGHYATGPTRIDEFVQAVRMITPRGAIETRRLPASGAGPDPNRLVCGSEGTLGVITKAWMRLVERPRWRAAADVHFADWEAALAACRELVQSGLRPANCRLIDREEAALQAGVSDGSHLLVLAFESAHHPVDHEMRLAADIVSAHEGVIPGGLRTTGPDSDRGGSHSQAAQRWRSSFFKAPYLRDALARCGMIVETFETACVWSTFGELHDRVTEGVTSALRRICGGGLVTCRITHLYPDGAAPYFSVIAPGRPGSELAQWDEIKAAATEIILSAGGTVTHHHAVGRDHLRFALEERPPLFHEVLAAAKQTLDPEGIMNPGVLLPPEGPPGVRGRPPDSP
- the neuB gene encoding N-acetylneuraminate synthase; the encoded protein is MERSGAGVDRSLTIAGRRVDDESDCFVIAEIGHNHQGDVEKAKQLIEAAHRCGVDAVKLQKRDNRRLYTKTFYEQVYNSENSFGRTYGEHREYLELGRDEYVELKAYAESLGMVFFATAFDEPSADFLAELDVPAFKIASGDLTNIPLIRYVASFGKPVILSTGGGTLEDVERAHDAIREFTDELCIMQCTAAYPPAWEELNLRVIETYRERFPDVVIGLSAHDSGIAMATVGYVLGARVIEKHFTLNRAMKGTDHAFSLEPQGMQKLVRDLRRTRVALGDGKKVPYPSEEEPLRKMSKCLVAARRLPAGHVLEEGDLIAKSPGGGIPPWRMGELLGRRLVRELGEDEALDDDCVE